The genomic window GATTTGGCAACGATTTTTTTGCTCGGCAAGATCGCCGACGGCACCTGCGCCGAATTGCTGCGCGAAATCGATGGCGCAGCCACCGATAAGGAAATTAAGAAAGAGATTAAGCGCGCGCTGTTCAAACTATCGCAGAAGGGCATCGCGGTCGCGGTTGGAGACAGTCCAGAAAAGAAACCGGCGCCGTTGTTCGAGCGCCATACTGACGTCGAAGCGTACATGTCGCCGGTGGATGGCGGCGGTGGCCGCTTGATTTGGATCGCCAGGACGCAAGTCAAACGCGGCTTGCAGGTGATTCAAGCGATGTTGCACGACCGCGAAGGTTTGCTTCGCTACGCCGGCCTGGAGATGAAGCGCAAGGAGCTGCGCGCCATGGCCGACGATATCAAAGCGCAACATGGCGTGACCATGATCGCGATCCCTTGGCAGTTCGCCGACTACATCATTTACCAAGGCTACGAACGCGCCAAGGCGCGCGGCCAAAGCGGCTTAACCGACTTCCACGAGATTCGTTCGCTGATCGGCAATGGCAAACCTAAGCCGGTGACGCATCCAATTTATGACAAGTTAGGAGCGGAAGATTTTCGCGACGGCGCGTGGCGCGAGCAGTCGCGCAAGCTGCTCGAAGAACCGGAGCTGCGTTATTGGATCGTCATGGATGAATGGGTGCGCAGCGAATACTTGCCGCGGCTGGAAGCGGCGCGGTCGAGCCAGCTGGTGCTCAACCCGGCGCAAAAAGAAGAACGGCTCGCGGGCGTCGTGCGCGACGCGGTCAAAACGCTGTGCAGCGGCGACAACGGCAGTTCGTTCAAGCAGCGCATGGAAGACATGGCGCTGTATTTTTTCGCCACCGAACGGCTGGAACTCGCCAAACTTTCCCTCGCCGTGGCGCGGCAAGTGGGCGAGGGCGATCCGGGGCCCCTCGATGTTTCGTTTCTTGCCGGACTGATGCAGAAGAGCTTCGCGTTTTTTATCTCGCAGCAAAAAGCTCAGGCGGAAGAAGCTTCGTCTTCGCTGATCATCAAGCCGTAGGGATTTTTAACCACGAAGAACACGAAAGGCACGAAAATCGGAAATTAAATTCGTGTATTCGTGCCTTTCGTGGTTAAATCTATTTCGATGCGCTGGTTCGGACGAACCCCCCTTTGAAAAAGGGGGGGGAAGGGGGGATTTTCTTGCGCGGGTAAAATTCAAATCCCCCTCATTCCCCCTTTTTCAAAGGGGGACGTTTAGGACACAATTGGTTACAAGCTATAGAGCTTCGCCGCGTTCTCGCCCATGAGTTTCGACTTGAGCGCGTCGGATAAATCTTTGCGCTCCATCACTTCTTCGACCGTGTGGGGAAATTTCGAATCGCTGTGGTTGTAGTCGGTGGCGAAGACCAAGCGCTCGGCGCCGACGAATTCGGCGACATAGGGCAGCATCTTTTCTTCCATTTCAAAGGCATAAAACATCTGGCCGCTCTTCATGTATTCGCTCGGCGGTTTGGTGAGCCATGGAACCGTCGGTTGGAGGATTTCATAATGCTCATCCAATCTCTCCATCCAATAAGGCACCCAGCCGCAGCCCGCTTCCATGAAGGCGAATTTCAATTTGGGAAAACGTTCGAGCATGCCGCCACAGACGACGCACAGCGAGGCGATCATTTGCTCGAAGGGATGCGCCAGGGCGTGGCTGTAAAGCGGATGATCGAAGCGTTCGGTTGCCGCGGGGACGCCGTCGCCGGCGCCGACGTGAATGCAAACGGGAACGTTCAAGCGCTCGGCCTCGGCGAAAAATGGATAGAGATCGGGATCGTCGAGATTTTTCTTCGAGGCCGAGATCGGCGGCGTCGCCACCGCGACGAATTTCAATTCTTGCACGGCGCGGCGCAGTTCTTTGACCGCTTCGACGGGATCTTGGATCGCCACCGCGGCGACGCCTCGGAGCCGGCGCGGATCGGCGGCGCAGTAGCCGGCGAGCCAGTTGTTGTAGACGCGCGCCA from Deltaproteobacteria bacterium includes these protein-coding regions:
- a CDS encoding amidohydrolase, which encodes MRIIDADGHVLERDIPWADLLEAPFRDRAPKAVKDNRGFTFVMMEGKLTPTPVGKACSFVGAPRSHSPQATTGMTDPVVRLKDMDLEGIDTAVLFGTSPFLSLPFVQDKDLASAVARVYNNWLAGYCAADPRRLRGVAAVAIQDPVEAVKELRRAVQELKFVAVATPPISASKKNLDDPDLYPFFAEAERLNVPVCIHVGAGDGVPAATERFDHPLYSHALAHPFEQMIASLCVVCGGMLERFPKLKFAFMEAGCGWVPYWMERLDEHYEILQPTVPWLTKPPSEYMKSGQMFYAFEMEEKMLPYVAEFVGAERLVFATDYNHSDSKFPHTVEEVMERKDLSDALKSKLMGENAAKLYSL